In a genomic window of Physeter macrocephalus isolate SW-GA chromosome 14, ASM283717v5, whole genome shotgun sequence:
- the ACTR5 gene encoding actin-related protein 5, whose product MAAASVAGPPTNVFPFRDARAAPDPVLEAGPVAHGPLPVPLVLDNGSFQARAGWACPGPDPGPEPRLQFRAVCARGRGGARGGAGPQVGNALGSLEPLRWMLRSPFDRNVPVNLELQELLLDYSFQHLGVSSQGCVDHPVVLTEAVCNPLYSRQMMSELLFECYGIPTVAYGIDSLFSFYHNKPKNLISSGLIISSGYQCTHILPVLEGRLDAKNCKRINLGGSQAAGYLQRLLQLKYPGHLAAITLSRMEEILHEHSYIAKDYVEELQKWRCPDYYENNVHKMQLPFSSKLLGSTLTSEEKQERRQQQLRRLQELNARRREEKLQLDQERLDRLLYVQELLEDGQMDQFHKALIELNMDSPEELQSYIQKLSAAVEQAKQKILQAEVSLEVDVVDSKPETPDLGQLEPSLEDVENINDFEPLFSEETPEVEKPVTTVQPVFNLAAYHQLFVGTERIRAPEIIFQPSLIGEEQAGVAETLQYILDRYPKDVQELLVQNVFLTGGNMMYPGMKVRIEKELLEMRPFQSSFQVQLASNPVLDAWYGARDWALDHLDNEDVWITRKEYEEKGGGYLKEHCASNVYVPIRLPKQASRSTEAQASGKGSGASGGGAGEQA is encoded by the exons ATGGCGGCGGCCAGTGTAGCAGGGCCGCCTACGAACGTGTTCCCATTCCGCGATGCCCGCGCCGCGCCGGATCCGGTGCTGGAGGCCGGTCCGGTGGCGCACGGGCCACTGCCGGTGCCTCTGGTGCTGGACAACGGGTCGTTCCAGGCCCGCGCAGGCTGGGCGTGCCCCGGGCCGGACCCGGGCCCCGAGCCCCGGCTGCAGTTCCGCGCCGTGTGCGcccgcgggcggggcggggctcggggcggggcgggcccgCAGGTAGGCAACGCGCTGGGCAGCCTGGAGCCGCTTCGCTGGATGCTGCGATCGCCCTTCGACCGCAACGTGCCGGTGAACctggagctgcaggagctgctgcTTGACTACAGCTTCCAGCATCTGGGTGTCTCCTCACAG GGCTGTGTCGATCATCCCGTAGTTTTGACAGAAGCCGTGTGCAACCCACTGTATTCACGACAGATGATGTCCGAGCTTCTCTTTGAGTGCTATGGGATTCCTACGGTTGCCTATGGaatagacagtctcttcagcttCTACCACAATAAGCCAAAGAACTTGATTTCCAGCGGGCTCATCATTTCATCTGGATACCAGTGTACACATATTTTACCTGTCTTAGAAGGGAG GTTGGATGCTAAAAACTGCAAACGCATCAACCTGGGAGGAAGCCAAGCAGCTGGCTACCTCCAGCGTCTCCTGCAGCTGAAGTATCCTGGGCACCTGGCAGCCATCACTCTCAGCCGCATGGAGGAGATCCTGCACGAGCACAGCTACATCGCTAAGGATTATGTGGAAG AATTGCAGAAATGGCGGTGCCCCGATTACTATGAGAACAATGTCCACAAGATGCAGCTCCCGTTTTCCAGCAAGCTCCTGGGCAGCACCCTGACCTCcgaggagaagcaggagaggcGGCAGCAGCAACTGCGGCGGCTGCAGGAGCTCAACGCGCGGCGGCGGGAGGAGAAGCTGCAGCTGGATCAGGAGCGGCTGGACCGGCTGCTCTACGTGCAG GAGCTCCTAGAGGATGGCCAGATGGATCAGTTTCACAAGGCCCTGATAGAGCTGAACATGGACTCCCCAGAAGAGCTGCAGTCCTACATACAGAAGCTCAGTGCTGCAGTGGAGCAGGCGAAGCAGAAGATCCTTCAAGCAGAAGTCAGCCTCGAGGTGGACGTGGTGGACAGCAAGCCAGAG ACCCCGGACCTGGGGCAGCTCGAACCATCTCTGGAAGACGTGGAAAACATCAACGATTTCGAGCCCTTGTTTTCGGAGGAAACGCCCGAAGTGGAGAAGCCAGTGACCACGGTCCAG CCCGTGTTTAACTTGGCAGCATATCATCAGCTGTTTGTTGGGACAGAAAGAATTCGAGCTCCAGAAATTATCTTCCAGCCGTCTCTCATCGGGGAGGAGCAGGCCGGCGTAGCTGAGACCCTCCAGTACATTCTGGACAG GTACCCAAAGGATGTTCAGGAGCTGCTGGTTCAGAACGTTTTCCTCACTGGCGGGAACATGATGTATCCTGGGATGAAGGTCAGAATCGAGAAGGAGCTGTTGGAGATGAGACCCTTTCAGTCTTCCTTTCAG GTCCAGCTGGCCTCGAACCCTGTGCTGGACGCCTGGTATGGTGCTCGCGACTGGGCTCTGGACCACCTGGACAACGAGGACGTCTGGATCACCAGGAAGGAATatgaagagaagggagggggctACCTCAAGGAGCACTGTGCTTCCAACGTGTACGTCCCCATCCGCCTGCCCAAGCAGGCTTCGCGCTCCACAGAAGCCCAGGCATCCGGCAAAGGCTCGGGGGCCAGCGGAGGCGGGGCCGGCGAGCAGGCCTAG